Proteins from a genomic interval of Beijerinckia indica subsp. indica ATCC 9039:
- a CDS encoding TOBE domain-containing protein, with the protein MSKISACNVLDGTVAAIHQGPTTSHVEITVQGIKLIASMTNESVKALNLKEGMPAHAVINPNDVLLLVD; encoded by the coding sequence ATGAGTAAGATTTCCGCCTGCAACGTGTTGGACGGAACGGTCGCGGCCATCCATCAAGGTCCGACGACCTCCCATGTCGAAATTACCGTCCAGGGTATCAAGCTGATTGCGTCGATGACCAATGAATCGGTGAAAGCGCTAAATCTCAAGGAAGGGATGCCGGCCCATGCCGTCATCAATCCGAATGACGTCCTGCTTCTCGTCGACTAG
- the modD gene encoding ModD protein: MILPILPDHVLDQLLADDSPLLDLTTHVLALDAHAGEMHFAARDPMVAACVEEAARIIERAGAKVVRHAASGDRLVPKAPILTAQGPAPVLLRAWKVSQNLIEVASGIATATAALVDAARAVRPNIAVTCTRKAVPGTKLISLKAILAGGALPHRLGLSETILIFAEHRAFLSGQSEQALVEQVRREAAEKKIVVEVASVEEALAWAKAGADVIQAEKFSPAAIISLVEAVGSLQPKPVIAAAGGINAENAGLYAAAGADVLVTSSPYWGKPRDVAVTLGPAILGQ, encoded by the coding sequence GTGATTCTTCCTATTTTGCCCGACCATGTGCTCGACCAATTGCTGGCCGATGATAGTCCACTTCTCGATCTGACAACCCATGTCCTCGCCCTTGATGCTCACGCCGGGGAGATGCATTTCGCCGCGCGCGACCCCATGGTGGCAGCCTGCGTGGAGGAGGCTGCCCGGATCATCGAACGGGCGGGCGCCAAAGTTGTGCGGCACGCCGCGTCCGGCGACAGACTGGTGCCGAAGGCTCCGATCCTGACCGCGCAAGGGCCCGCCCCGGTTTTGTTGCGCGCCTGGAAGGTCAGCCAGAATCTGATTGAAGTGGCCTCCGGCATAGCCACGGCCACCGCCGCTCTCGTCGATGCGGCCCGCGCGGTTCGCCCCAATATTGCGGTCACCTGCACCCGCAAGGCGGTGCCAGGCACCAAGCTGATCTCGCTCAAGGCCATTCTCGCCGGCGGGGCTTTGCCGCATCGTCTCGGCCTCTCCGAAACCATTTTGATCTTTGCCGAGCATCGCGCCTTTCTGAGCGGTCAGTCGGAACAGGCTTTGGTCGAACAGGTTCGCCGCGAGGCGGCCGAGAAGAAAATTGTCGTGGAGGTAGCCTCGGTCGAAGAAGCTCTGGCCTGGGCCAAGGCGGGGGCCGATGTGATTCAGGCGGAAAAATTTTCTCCTGCGGCCATTATATCCTTGGTCGAGGCCGTGGGATCGCTGCAACCAAAGCCGGTGATCGCCGCAGCGGGGGGAATTAATGCTGAAAATGCAGGCCTTTATGCGGCGGCAGGGGCGGATGTTCTCGTGACCTCCTCACCTTATTGGGGCAAGCCGCGCGATGTCGCGGTCACGCTTGGTCCAGCCATCCTCGGTCAATGA
- a CDS encoding TOBE domain-containing protein: MLEVAKKTRRRPSLKTMLHARVLRHDESMGLTTLFCEDGELRVPLIDHPIGSVVRVRIDARDVSIALSRPMDVSITNRLPGQIAELEYLTPPYVRVTFDLGKTRLHALVTKESILRLALEPGLSAWVMIKAVAIASGEITPDRAPAPRPWPLARKPNPEPT; the protein is encoded by the coding sequence ATGTTGGAAGTCGCGAAAAAAACCAGACGCCGGCCCAGCCTGAAGACGATGCTTCACGCCCGCGTCTTGCGTCACGACGAGAGCATGGGCCTGACGACCTTGTTTTGCGAGGATGGGGAATTGCGTGTGCCGCTGATCGATCATCCGATCGGCTCGGTCGTCCGCGTGCGCATTGATGCGCGGGACGTCTCTATCGCTTTGTCGCGCCCAATGGATGTCTCGATCACCAATCGGCTTCCTGGGCAGATCGCCGAGCTCGAATATCTCACGCCGCCCTATGTGCGTGTGACGTTCGATCTCGGCAAGACCCGCCTGCATGCCCTTGTGACCAAGGAATCAATCCTGCGGCTGGCGCTCGAGCCTGGCCTGTCCGCCTGGGTGATGATCAAGGCGGTGGCGATTGCCAGTGGTGAAATTACGCCAGATCGCGCTCCGGCTCCACGACCTTGGCCTTTGGCTCGAAAGCCCAATCCAGAGCCAACGTAA
- a CDS encoding winged helix-turn-helix domain-containing protein produces the protein MQKPKPSRACLAIELQLPNGGSFGPEDLALINMIRSERSIIGASRALGLSYRKCWLTVDALNRTFESPVIATFPGRRGGGAEITPFGERLVALYCSIERHSSNSAKKSLDELTLALDWAFEPKAKVVEPERDLA, from the coding sequence ATGCAAAAACCTAAGCCTAGCCGGGCCTGCCTCGCGATCGAACTCCAATTGCCGAATGGCGGATCTTTTGGGCCGGAAGATCTGGCCTTGATCAATATGATCCGTTCCGAACGGTCGATTATCGGTGCCAGCCGTGCCCTCGGCCTTTCCTATCGGAAATGCTGGCTGACCGTCGACGCGCTAAACCGCACGTTCGAAAGCCCCGTCATCGCCACCTTCCCCGGGCGACGCGGCGGCGGTGCCGAGATCACCCCTTTCGGTGAACGTCTCGTCGCGCTTTACTGCTCGATCGAGCGGCACTCGTCGAATTCCGCCAAGAAATCCCTCGACGAACTTACGTTGGCTCTGGATTGGGCTTTCGAGCCAAAGGCCAAGGTCGTGGAGCCGGAGCGCGATCTGGCGTAA
- a CDS encoding xanthine dehydrogenase, protein MRPDPFSNRTDSNRFSSRPLAIVLGTNEIASAVAVLLHRTGRAVILTHDPVIPVIRRGMAFHDALFGDFAWVNDLKGQRVDYLSEVPAALAARDTVLVTMMGLIDLLILGPVDVIVDARMHKRSIKPDLRGLAKCAIGLGPGYRIGENCDLAIETRPGRIGHPLVDGATEDQHEEPSLLGGVGAERFVYTEAGGRWRTALDVGTRVFKGVVIGHLDRQPIMAPMDGILRGLARDDTEMPSGVKLVEIDPSGRAGRWTGMDERPHSIAEAVLRAMRRADAARIDLSHLVPGLHLH, encoded by the coding sequence ATGCGCCCCGACCCTTTTTCCAATCGGACGGATTCGAACCGCTTTTCAAGCCGTCCCCTTGCCATCGTTCTCGGAACCAATGAAATCGCCTCAGCCGTCGCCGTGCTGCTGCATCGGACCGGCCGGGCCGTGATCCTCACGCATGATCCGGTCATTCCGGTCATCCGCCGGGGCATGGCCTTTCATGATGCCCTCTTCGGGGATTTCGCCTGGGTCAATGATCTCAAAGGGCAGCGCGTCGATTATCTGAGCGAGGTGCCAGCAGCGCTCGCGGCGCGCGACACGGTTCTCGTCACCATGATGGGGCTGATCGATCTCCTCATTCTCGGTCCCGTCGATGTCATCGTCGATGCGCGGATGCACAAGCGCTCGATCAAGCCGGATCTACGCGGCCTCGCCAAATGTGCGATCGGCCTTGGCCCCGGCTACAGGATCGGCGAGAATTGCGATCTTGCGATCGAAACCCGTCCCGGTCGCATCGGCCATCCTTTGGTTGATGGCGCGACAGAGGACCAGCACGAGGAGCCGAGCCTGCTTGGCGGCGTCGGCGCCGAGCGTTTCGTCTATACGGAAGCCGGCGGGCGCTGGCGCACGGCGCTCGATGTCGGGACCCGCGTGTTCAAGGGCGTGGTGATCGGCCATCTCGACCGCCAACCCATCATGGCTCCGATGGATGGCATTTTGCGCGGTCTCGCGCGCGATGACACAGAAATGCCTTCCGGCGTCAAGCTTGTCGAAATCGATCCGAGCGGTCGGGCTGGCCGCTGGACCGGCATGGACGAACGGCCGCACAGCATTGCCGAGGCCGTTCTCCGCGCCATGCGCCGGGCCGACGCGGCACGCATCGACCTCAGCCACCTCGTGCCAGGCCTCCACTTACATTAA